One Misgurnus anguillicaudatus chromosome 19, ASM2758022v2, whole genome shotgun sequence genomic region harbors:
- the sox8b gene encoding transcription factor SOX-8b yields the protein MTEERERSRAEPPCSPCSSAGQESDSDAPLSPAGSDGHASVVRKPEDADARFPACIRDAVSQVLKGYDWSLVPMPARGGSALKSKPHVKRPMNAFMVWAQAARRKLADQYPHLHNAELSKTLGKLWRLLTDNEKRPFVEEAERLRVQHKKDHPDYKYQPRRRKSIKPGQSESDAGSDLAHHMYKAEPGIGHVVGLSDHHTGQGPPTPPTTPKIDLHGGKQDLKHERRRLLDSTRQNIDFSNVDISELSTDVIGNIETFDVHEFDQYLPLNGHTGVALSSELGHGQNVGSAGAYGHGASNGAAWSRKGAATSSSSSGTSEAGQHRPHIKTEQLSPSHFGEHSPSRSEYDTYGAQTCITSNTPSFSNTPCDYTDLQNSNYYSPYSSYPSSLYPYPYFHSSRRPILNGFSIPPSHSPTANWDQPVYTTLSRP from the exons ATGACCGAGGAGCGCGAGAGGTCACGCGCCGAGCCGCCGTGCAGTCCGTGCAGCTCCGCGGGTCAAGAGTCAGACTCCGACGCGCCGCTGTCGCCCGCTGGATCTGATGGACACGCGTCCGTCGTTAGGAAACCGGAGGACGCGGATGCGCGATTCCCGGCGTGTATCAGGGACGCGGTGTCGCAGGTGCTTAAAGGTTATGACTGGTCTCTCGTGCCCATGCCAGCGCGAGGCGGGAGCGCGCTCAAGAGTAAACCGCACGTGAAGCGACCGATGAACGCCTTTATGGTTTGGGCTCAAGCCGCGCGCAGGAAACTGGCAGACCAATATCCTCACCTGCACAACGCCGAGCTGAGCAAAACCCTCGGCAAACTCTGGAG ACTGTTGACAGATAACGAAAAGAGACCGTTTGTGGAAGAAGCCGAGAGACTGAGAGTCCAGCACAAGAAAGATCATCCGGATTATAAATACCAGCCGAGGCGGCGGAAAAGCATCAAGCCGGGACAGAGCGAGTCTGATGCTGGATCTGATCTCGCCCATCACATGTACAAAGCTGAACCTGGAATAGGGCATGTCGTGGGTTTATCTGATCACCACACGG GTCAGGGACCCCCAACGCCACCAACTACACCAAAAATCGACCTTCATGGAGGTAAGCAAGATTTAAAGCACGAGAGAAGACGCCTGCTCGACAGCACTCGACAAAACATTGACTTCAGCAACGTGGACATTTCCGAGCTCAGCACAGATGTCATCGGCAACATTGAAACCTTTGATGTCCATGAGTTTGACCAGTACTTGCCCCTTAACGGGCATACCGGAGTCGCGTTGAGCTCAGAGCTCGGACACGGGCAGAACGTCGGCTCGGCAGGAGCTTACGGCCACGGCGCGAGCAACGGGGCGGCTTGGAGTCGCAAAGGGGCTGCGACCTCCTCCTCGTCGTCCGGTACGAGTGAAGCGGGACAGCACAGACCGCATATTAAAACCGAGCAGTTGAGCCCAAGTCACTTCGGTGAGCACTCGCCCTCGCGCTCCGAGTACGACACGTACGGCGCGCAGACGTGCATCACGTCGAACACCCCCTCATTCTCCAACACGCCGTGTGACTATACAGATCTTCAAAACTCCAACTACTACAGCCCTTATTCCAGTTACCCTTCCAGCCTCTACCCGTACCCATACTTCCATTCCTCACGGAGACCCATACTCAATGGCTTTTCCATCCCGCCCTCCCACAGCCCCACAGCCAACTGGGATCAGCCGGTTTACACCACATTATCCAGGCCGTGA